The Verrucomicrobiota bacterium genome contains the following window.
AATTTGAGGTCCTCCCGGATATCCCAACCCCATCATCTTTGCGACCTTGTCAAAACACTCCCCGGCGGCATCATCCAGCGTCCCCCCCAGAATGCGATGCTCGAACAGACCGCCACACCGCGCCAACAAGGTGTGGCCGCCACTCACGATGAGCGAAACATGGGGCCGAAAAGCATCCAGATTCGACCTCGATGGCTCACCCCCCATCCAGGCGGAATAGAGATGCGCTTCATGATGATGAATGCCCAGGACAGGAACCCCCAGGCACAACCCGGCCGATAAAGCCACCCGCACCCCCGAAGACAACGCGCTCGGAAGCCCCGGCCCTCGCGTCACCGCCATCGCGTTCATCGAATGCGCCGAACAGTTCGCCCTCGCCAAAGCCTCCGCTATGACCCGGCCCAACTGCCTCAAGTGCTCACGCGCCGCCAACTCAGGAACAACCCCCCCGTACTCCGCATGCACCGCGATTTGCGAGGACACGACATTCGAAAGCACACACCCGTCCTCAATCACCGCCGCACTCGTTTCATCGCACGACGTCTCTAGCGCAAGCAGTCGCATGCGATCTTCTCGAGGGATGCCATCGTCCAGCGACAACCGAAGATTCGAATCCTCTTCAAGGCGCCGGCGCCGGGGAGGAGGTCTTGGCGCCCGCCCGGTTCACGTAAAGCATGATGCCCTTCAAGTAATCCACGGCTCGCTCCAACTGAATGTCCTTCGCCGTCTTCACACGCTCCCGCCGGTCTTCCTCCAAACTCTCCAAGGCGCCCGGGACGCGCTTCAAATACAAGGCCTCTTCGTCCTCCGCAGTCATGGCCACCACACTGTCGGGAGTAATCCCCTTTTCATGAATCACTTTGTGACTCGGCGTGTAATACTTTGCGGTCGTCAATTTCAACGCCGATCCGTCCGCCATTGGCAAAATGCTCTGCACGCTTCCCTTCCCAAAAGTCTGCTCTCCGAGAATGAAGGCGCGCCCCAGGTCCTGCAGGCAGCCCGCCACAATTTCCGACGCGCTGGCGCTGCTTCCGTTCACCAACACCACCATGGGCAGCTGCTGCAGCGGATTCCTGCCCTCCGCTCGATACTCATTCTTCATTCCTGGCGTCCGCCCTTCGGTGGAAACCACCAGGCTCTTTCGCGGAAGAAACTTCTCGCAAACCTTCACCGCCTGATCCAGCAACCCCCCCGGATTCCCCCGCAAATCCAAAATCAAACCCCGCATCCCATGGCCCGCGGACTTCTTCAACGCCTGATCGAGCTCATCGCTGGTTTGTTCCCCAAACTGCCGGATGCGCACGTAACCAATCTTGTTCTCCAGCAGGGTGTAGTCGTGTTTCCCTTCGATGTCCCGCACCGTGTCCACTTTGATCTCCGCCCTCGTCAACGTGATGTCTTTCGTGAGATTGGAAGACGGCCTGAAAATGGTGAAGTTCACCACCGTCCCTGGCTTGCCCTTCAAGCGCTTGACCGCGTCCTCCAAGGAAAACTTCTCCGTGCTCTTGCCCTCGATCTTGATGATCCGGTCCCCGGCCAGCACGCCTGCTTTGAAGGAAGGCGAGTCCTCCATGGGCTCGATCACCGTCAGGACACGGTCCCGGCTGAATCCGACCTGAATGCCCACCCCTCCGTAGGCCCCTTCGGTGTCCTTGCGCAAATCCTCGAACTTCGGCGGTTCCAAGTATTCACTGTGGGGATCCAACGACGTCATCATCCCCCGAAGCGCGCCGCGAAAAAGGTCCTCGTAATCCACCTTCTCCCCGTCTACGTATTCCTGCCGCACTTTCTCCATCACCCGCATGAACGTTTCAATATGCGGATAGGGATTCTCGGCGGCTCCGCTCTGGGCGGCGGCGAGATAAACCCTCGCCCCCATCAAGACATTCGCGGCCAAGGCGGCCCCAAGCAGGGAATACAATATGCGCTGTTTCATGGTGAACGATCGAACCATCGCTCTGACAATTCTTGAGGAAGTTAACGGCATGCCCGGCTCAATGCAAGCGACGCGGAACTCCAAATCTCACCACGCTTGACGGCCTCACAAACCGCCCCGTATTCTCGATCCCGGTTGGTGGTCGTAGATCAATGGTAGATCCCCAGATTGTGGTTCTGGTTGTTGCGGGTTCGAGTCCCGTCGGCCACCCCATCCTTCGCCCCTCGCTCGGCTTCGGGGCTACGGATGGCGGAGCCATCTGATTGGGAGAAGGAAGATCAGGTCGAAGGATGCCCTCCGAAGCCCCGAGTGAAGTGGAGAGGCGTAGGAGGGCCGCAGTGCAAGGAGGAGTTCAAAGGAGTCTGCCATGTTTTCCGTTTGCCGCATGGTCAGCACGGCTTCGCCAGACCGTGCCTGCACGGGCTTCCCGAACGACCTCCGCCAACGCCACGGCAACCACCCTCGCGGCTGCAATCCCACCACCGCTCCGTTCCGTCCCCGACGCCTCACCTCTTATGCCGCCTTCGAAATCGAGCGAACAGCTCGACAGTTCGAGCGCTATCTCAAATCCGGTTCCGGCGACACCTTCGCCCTGAAGCGGTTTTGGCCAAACCACATACACCCAGTGGACCCGCCAGTTCATGACGCCTGCCACAACGCAAACAGAAGAGGAGGTTGATATGACCGACACCAGAGGTTTCGATGAATGCGATGCGATCAAGTGGACCGTTTGCGATTTAACGAAGCGAACACCGGTGCGCGTCGAAGCGGATCACCGGGAACGGACCAGCGGCGTCATCGAGGCATTGACCGCCATGCCCGAAGTGCGTGTTGCAATCTGCCCATTGAGCACAGGGGATTACCGAGTAGATGGTCGCTGCGTCTTCGAACGTAAGACTTATGCCGACTTCGCTGCCTCGGTGGTGGATGGCAGGCTCTTCCGTCAAGTGACACGGTTGGCTGCCACTCCCGGGACTTCGGCGCTCGTGCTCGAAGGTTTGGAGCGCGATTGGGAAACCGTCGGCGTTGCGCGCGAAGCGCTGCAAGGGGCCTTGATCAGTGTCGAGATGGTATTTGGGCTGCCGATACTTCGATCCAGTGGCCCCATGGAAACTGCTCGACTCATGCTGTATGCGGCACGCCAGATTCAGCGAATGGAACGTGGCGTCGTGATCCGCCACGAACGCCGTCCCCGCAAGCAGCGTCGGCTGCAATTGCATGTGCTCCAGGGTTTGCCTGGAATCGGGCCGCAGCGAGCGGCCCTGTTGCTTGAACACTTCGGCAGCATCGCTGCCGCGATGCAGGCGACCGAGCCGCAATTGATGCAAGTTGACGGTCTGGGAGAGGTGGGAGCCCGTCGAATTGAGACACTCCTCCATGCCCAATGGGAGCGGACCGCCGAATCTGCCCCGCCGCCCCCTTGAGCGCAGCACCGTTGCGAACCGAACCGCAGTGGATTCGATCTTCAAATTGCATTCAACTTGTGTGGGTTCCGCCGCTCGGTCGAGGTACGCGAAGGGAATAGGAATGACGTTGCCAATACTGTCCGGAAACTCGATTATCATTTGTAAATTGTTGCACAGGAGCCAGCTCTTGGAACGTGTTCGGGTTCGATTTTCGTGGCACCGGCGGCCTGCTTGTCTCAAGAATTCGCGGTTGGATTTCGTCCGTCTTACGCTCTTCTGCCTTGCCGGATGGATTAATCAA
Protein-coding sequences here:
- a CDS encoding nuclease; this translates as MTPATTQTEEEVDMTDTRGFDECDAIKWTVCDLTKRTPVRVEADHRERTSGVIEALTAMPEVRVAICPLSTGDYRVDGRCVFERKTYADFAASVVDGRLFRQVTRLAATPGTSALVLEGLERDWETVGVAREALQGALISVEMVFGLPILRSSGPMETARLMLYAARQIQRMERGVVIRHERRPRKQRRLQLHVLQGLPGIGPQRAALLLEHFGSIAAAMQATEPQLMQVDGLGEVGARRIETLLHAQWERTAESAPPPP
- a CDS encoding S41 family peptidase gives rise to the protein MKQRILYSLLGAALAANVLMGARVYLAAAQSGAAENPYPHIETFMRVMEKVRQEYVDGEKVDYEDLFRGALRGMMTSLDPHSEYLEPPKFEDLRKDTEGAYGGVGIQVGFSRDRVLTVIEPMEDSPSFKAGVLAGDRIIKIEGKSTEKFSLEDAVKRLKGKPGTVVNFTIFRPSSNLTKDITLTRAEIKVDTVRDIEGKHDYTLLENKIGYVRIRQFGEQTSDELDQALKKSAGHGMRGLILDLRGNPGGLLDQAVKVCEKFLPRKSLVVSTEGRTPGMKNEYRAEGRNPLQQLPMVVLVNGSSASASEIVAGCLQDLGRAFILGEQTFGKGSVQSILPMADGSALKLTTAKYYTPSHKVIHEKGITPDSVVAMTAEDEEALYLKRVPGALESLEEDRRERVKTAKDIQLERAVDYLKGIMLYVNRAGAKTSSPAPAP
- the tsaD gene encoding tRNA (adenosine(37)-N6)-threonylcarbamoyltransferase complex transferase subunit TsaD; protein product: MRLLALETSCDETSAAVIEDGCVLSNVVSSQIAVHAEYGGVVPELAAREHLRQLGRVIAEALARANCSAHSMNAMAVTRGPGLPSALSSGVRVALSAGLCLGVPVLGIHHHEAHLYSAWMGGEPSRSNLDAFRPHVSLIVSGGHTLLARCGGLFEHRILGGTLDDAAGECFDKVAKMMGLGYPGGPQIEAMARGGNSRAFDFPRPKRDDADDDFSFSGLKTAVKYFLRDRKGILDSSEGRADTCASVQEAIVEVLAVKLLRAAKRERVGLVTASGGVVCNGRLRETLMDQARESGIECRLAEKRYCTDNAAMVGILAMEKMKRGIGEFLSWEAEAAPGMALELEGRGLSAA